The nucleotide sequence CTCGACCCACGCCAGCGCCTCCCGCGCCGCCGCGAGTTCGTCCCATGCCTCGCGGCCCGGCGCGGCCACCGGGGTCAGGCGAGCGATATCGGCCCGGACGCGCTCCAGCAGCAGCGGTGGCCCCTCGCGCAGCAGCAGGGGGCCGTAGCGCAGGGCGGCGGCTTCGGGCAGGGCGGCGTAGGCGGGGTCCTCGCCCTCTGCGCGCTCCAGCCGCAGCACGGGGTAGGTCCAGTGGCCCGGCAGCAACCGCTCCGAGCGCAGGTGATAGCCCCGCGCCCGCGCCCACGTCCGCAGCCACAGGGGAGAGTCGTTCGGTTGCAGCACCAGTGCGGGCGGCAGCTTCTCGCCTGCCCGTTCCAGAATCCCGCAAATGGTGTAGGCCCCCATGCCCGTGACGCTCGCGCTCTGCACCTCGCCGGCCAGCAGTGGCGCGAAGCCGTCGCCCTGCCGCACGTCGATCTGCTCGCTCAGCCGGGCGCGGGCCACCATGCGCCGGGCCAGGGCCAGCGGACCGGGGTTGAGTTCCACCGCCACGCAGCGTGAGACGCGGCCTTCGCGCACCAGCCGCACCGGCAGCCGGGCGTGGTCGGTGCCGATGTCGGCGTGGGTGTCGGCGCGGATGAGGTCCAGCACCGCCCCGAGCCGGGCGTCAAGCGTGGGAAGCGTCATCGTCCTCCCGGTGCTTCTCCCCGTGCCCGCCCCGGGAGAGCACCACGCTGTAGGCACTCAGGGCCAGAATGACTGCCGCCAGCGCCGCGCCGTAGGTCAGCAGGTCGCCGCCGCCCTTCCACTCCAGCGCCACCGAAAAGAAATTGACGCCGAGCGCGACCACCACGATGCCGATGAGCTTCTTTTTGAGGTCGTCGAAACTGCGGATGTGCAGCCAATCGGGGACATTCTCGACCCGCCCGACGAACAGCGCCTGCATCCCGAAACTCATCGTCAACAGGGCCATGCCCACCAGCAGCAGGTCGGCCTGCTCCACGGCGGCAATCATCAGGTGCTTGGCGGTGCCGTCTTCGCCGAGTTGCCTCATGGCGTGGGAAATGGTGTGGTACGCCTGGAAGATGGCCGCCACGAACAGGGCGAGGCTGAACGCCGCCGAGCTGAACACGCCGAGTTCGACAATCAGGCGGGTCAGGCCGAAGACCCCTCTGGCCGTGCGCGGCGCACGAAAAGGCGGACGAACCGGGTCAGGAAGGCTCACCGCGTCAGGGTAGCGCGGCTTCACGCCCCAGCCGGTTCAGTGCCCCGGCGCGTGTTCGAGGGTGGGCAGGCGAATCAAGTCTCCTCTTGCCAGGGCCTCACCACGTCGCCGACCCGCAACACTCCGCCGCGAATCACCCGCGCGGTCAGGCCACCGTGTCCGCGCACCGCGTTGTAGCCGCCCGGCCCCAGGTTCTCCTCCATGCGCGAGCAGGGGTGGCACTCGCCGGTGCCTTCCAGCAGGACTTCGCCCACCCAGAAACGGCGGTCCCCCAGCGCCCGCAGCGCAATACCGCTCACCAGCAGATTGCGCCGCAACTGTTCGGGCGCCACAGCTTCCAGGCCCGAGAGCGCCGCGATCACGGGCAGGTGTTCGGCCTGAATCAGCGTGACCTGACGCCGCCCCGGACCGCCGGGAATCGCCGGGGCATGGGCGGGCGTCACCACCTCGCCGGGTTCGCCGCTCAGGGCGCTCAGTCGGGGCGGGGCCACCCGGCCGTGGTCGCCGAGCAGACCGACCAGAGGGTGCGCCTCGGCCTCACCCACGGGGCGGACGGGCAGGCGGCGGCCTTCGCGCAGGCCAATCCACTCCAGCCGCCCGGCACGGGGCAACGTAGAGCGCAGGTCATGGATGGTGGTCATCTCAGCCTTCTCCCGCGTCCTTCGACGCGGTAAAGACTTCGTGAATCTCGACGACATTCCTCAGCACGGTGTCCTCGGGCAGCGTCCGGCCGCCCTTGTGCCCGTCCCTGAAGCCCGGCGAGGTGCGCCACGCCTCGAACGCCTCGCGGCTTTCCCAGAAGGACAGCACCACGTAGGGTTCGCCCTCTTTCGTGGGCCGCAGCACATGATCGGAAACGAAACCCGGCTGCGTGTCCACCCGGCGTGGGCGACGGCGAAAGCGTTCCTCGAAGGCGTCGGCCCGCTCGGGGTTCACGAAAATGCGGTTGGCGACCGTAATCATGCGGCCAGGGTACGCCGAAGTGCCGATGCCCGGCCCGGCCCGGAACTGTCACCCTGGGGCCATGCAGCCTTCCTGCGCCAAAGGGCCAGCCGGGGCGGAAACGATGACCAGCCCGGCACCCTGCTCGTCTGGCGCAGTGAGCGGGGCGCCGAACACGCGGCGGTGACCCTCGGCGGCGGCTGGGCCTTTGAGGGCATGACGCAAGCGCGGGCCGCCTCCGGTCAAGGAGATGCGGCCCGCGCTCTTGCGGTCAGGGGATTAGCCCCCGAACGGCTTATTCCTCGTCGGTGCGGCGGTTGGCCCAGCCCCGGTCGGCGCGGGCGCGGGGGCGGAAGCCGCCTTCCTGGGTGCCCTGGGCGTCGTCGGTGCGGGGACGGAACTCGCGGTCGCCGAAGTTGCGGTCTTCACGGGGGCGGAAGCCACCCTGACCACCACGGTCGCCACCGAAGCTGCGCTCGCCACGGTCTTCACGGGGACGGAACCCGCCACGGTCCCCACCACGGTCACGGTCGCCGAAGCCGCCACGGTCTTCACGCGGACGGAAGCCGCCCTGACCGCCACGGTCGCCGCCGAAGCTGCGCTCGCCACGGTCTTCACGGGGACGGAAGCCGCCACGGTCCCCACCACGGTCACGGTCGCCGAAGCCGCCACGGTCTTCGCGCGGACGGAAGCCGCCCTGACCGCCACGGTCGCCACCACGGAACCCGCCCTGGCCCTGGCTCTCGCGCAGTTCGCGCATCTCGCGGCGCAGGCCACGGATTTCCTTGCCCTGGGCTTCGAGCAGTTCCTTCATTTCACCGAGCAGACCGAGCAGGTCGTCGGCGTCGATGAATTCTTCCTCGTATTCCTCGCCGTTCTCGTCTTTCAGGCGGGCGGGCTGGCCCTGTCCGGCCTCCTGCTCCTCTTCCTCGGCGTCGAGCACCTCGTCCTCGTCCACTTCGCCGCTCAGCTGCGGCAGCACGTCGCGCAGTTCGGCGGGAGTTTCGCCCTGCGGCGCGGTGGCCTGCGCCCCGGTCCCCTGCTCCTCGCTGTGACCACTCACGGTCTGTTCATCCTGGCCCATCTGGCCCATTTGCCCCATGTTCTGCTCGTCGGCGTTCGTCATCTCTTGCTCCTCGGCCCCCACTCGGGGCAGCCTGTCGTCACGCGCCCCTGTCATGCGGAGCGCGGCGTACCCCGCAGTGTACCCCAGGTCCGTGAAAGAAACGTGCCGGTGACGTGGAGCCGGATGCCCGGGCACGGCCTCCCTATACTCGGCCGCATGAAGCGCACGTTCTCCGTTCTGACCCTGGCCCTGCTCGGTTCGCTCGCGCAGGCGGCCCCGGCTCCCCGCACCGTCACCATCGGGCTGGGCTACGTGCCCAACGTGCAGTTCACGCCGTTTTACGTGGCCGAGCGGCTGGGCTATTTCAGGGCCGAGGGCCTCAATGTCAAGTTCCAGCACGGCTACGTCTCCGAACTGATGCCGCTGCTGCTTCAGGGCAAACTCGACTTCGTGGTGGGCGACCCCGAAGACGCCGTGTTCGCCCGCAACCAGGGCGCTCCGGTCAAGTACGCGCTGGCGATGTACCAGAAAAGCCCGGTCACGCTGTTTGGCCTCAAACCGCTGACGGGCGCGGCGTCGCTGCGGGGCAAGACGCTGGGCATCCCCGGACCGTTCGGCAGCAGCTACCACGCGGTGCAGGCGTACCTGGCCAGCGCCGGGCTGAAAGAAGGCCGCGACGTGAAGCTCGCCACCATCGGCTTTACCCAGCAGGAGGCGGTCAGGACCGGGCGGGTGGACGCCGCCGCCGGGTACCTCAACAACGACGTGGTGCTGCTCCGCGCCGCCGGGAAAAAGGTCTACACCCTCGACCCCACGGGCGCTTACCCGATGGTGGGGGTGGGCCTCATCGCGCAGGACAAGACGCTGGGCACCGCCCTGGCGAAAAAGGTGGTCCGGGCCAGCCAGCCTTGTCATTCCCCAAATTGAGGCAGTCTATGTAGGTGACGACCTTTCACCCGCTACAGGCAGAGCAATGGGCACTGAAGCACTTTGGTGCTGTGGATCTTGGAGATCGGCGTAGAAATCAACGAGCAGTACGCATTGCGCAGGGGATGGCTTCCCGATCCGGGAAGTCCATCCCCAAGCTTTTTGACCGTAGAGCAGATGTCAAAGCGGCGTATACCTTCATGTCACGCAAGGAGGCAACCCCTGAGCGCCTTCAAACACCTCACCGCAACCATGTACGCGCAGCACTGGGGCAGGCAGGAACCTTCTTGCTGCTTGAAGACAGCAGCGAATTCATCTGGTCACGACATCAGGAGACTCCCGGCCTTGGGCGGACCGGGGATCTCAGATCCCCGGTTCGGCAGGGGTTTACCCTCCACACGACACTTGCTGTGAAATGGCAAAAACCCCATCAGCAAAGTGGGCAACGGCTTCCCGTTCAGGTTCTGGGCATACTCGATCAGGAGTATTACCTCCGGCAACCCGCACCCACAGCGTCAGAGAGCGACGCTGAGCGACGCCAGCGGGAAAACAAGGAAAGTGCGTTGTGGACAAGAGCAACTGAACGCATCGGAAAAGGGCCGGACGACCAAGACGTTCGATGGGTCAGAGTCTGTGACAGAGGGGCAGATATTGAGGTCTTTATGCGTGGCGTCATCGCTCAAGGACAGGGTTTCGTTGTCAGGGCAGCCCAAAACCGGCGGCTTCTTGATCCGAATGCCCGCACACGGGAGTGCATTGGGCATGTCTTTGAGGCAGCCAGGGCTGCCTCGCCGCTTGGAAGTTACACCATAGACCTTCGAGGGAGAAAAGGTCAGAAAGCACGTGCTGCACACGTTGAAGTGAGTGTTGTTCGTGCGTACCTTTGGCCGACACCAATGGCGGGTGGTCAAGGTAAACCTCGTCAGGAAGGGATACGGGTCAGCATTGTTCGTGTGGCAGAAAAGCCTTCGGATGACGTGAAAGAACCGTTGGAATGGATGCTGCTCACGGATGCC is from Deinococcus wulumuqiensis R12 and encodes:
- a CDS encoding tRNA (adenine(22)-N(1))-methyltransferase TrmK, translated to MTLPTLDARLGAVLDLIRADTHADIGTDHARLPVRLVREGRVSRCVAVELNPGPLALARRMVARARLSEQIDVRQGDGFAPLLAGEVQSASVTGMGAYTICGILERAGEKLPPALVLQPNDSPLWLRTWARARGYHLRSERLLPGHWTYPVLRLERAEGEDPAYAALPEAAALRYGPLLLREGPPLLLERVRADIARLTPVAAPGREAWDELAAAREALAWVEGR
- a CDS encoding YqhA family protein; its protein translation is MSLPDPVRPPFRAPRTARGVFGLTRLIVELGVFSSAAFSLALFVAAIFQAYHTISHAMRQLGEDGTAKHLMIAAVEQADLLLVGMALLTMSFGMQALFVGRVENVPDWLHIRSFDDLKKKLIGIVVVALGVNFFSVALEWKGGGDLLTYGAALAAVILALSAYSVVLSRGGHGEKHREDDDASHA
- a CDS encoding MOSC domain-containing protein; translation: MTTIHDLRSTLPRAGRLEWIGLREGRRLPVRPVGEAEAHPLVGLLGDHGRVAPPRLSALSGEPGEVVTPAHAPAIPGGPGRRQVTLIQAEHLPVIAALSGLEAVAPEQLRRNLLVSGIALRALGDRRFWVGEVLLEGTGECHPCSRMEENLGPGGYNAVRGHGGLTARVIRGGVLRVGDVVRPWQEET
- a CDS encoding antibiotic biosynthesis monooxygenase family protein, giving the protein MITVANRIFVNPERADAFEERFRRRPRRVDTQPGFVSDHVLRPTKEGEPYVVLSFWESREAFEAWRTSPGFRDGHKGGRTLPEDTVLRNVVEIHEVFTASKDAGEG
- a CDS encoding ABC transporter substrate-binding protein, with translation MKRTFSVLTLALLGSLAQAAPAPRTVTIGLGYVPNVQFTPFYVAERLGYFRAEGLNVKFQHGYVSELMPLLLQGKLDFVVGDPEDAVFARNQGAPVKYALAMYQKSPVTLFGLKPLTGAASLRGKTLGIPGPFGSSYHAVQAYLASAGLKEGRDVKLATIGFTQQEAVRTGRVDAAAGYLNNDVVLLRAAGKKVYTLDPTGAYPMVGVGLIAQDKTLGTALAKKVVRASQPCHSPN
- a CDS encoding IS4 family transposase translates to MTTFHPLQAEQWALKHFGAVDLGDRRRNQRAVRIAQGMASRSGKSIPKLFDRRADVKAAYTFMSRKEATPERLQTPHRNHVRAALGQAGTFLLLEDSSEFIWSRHQETPGLGRTGDLRSPVRQGFTLHTTLAVKWQKPHQQSGQRLPVQVLGILDQEYYLRQPAPTASESDAERRQRENKESALWTRATERIGKGPDDQDVRWVRVCDRGADIEVFMRGVIAQGQGFVVRAAQNRRLLDPNARTRECIGHVFEAARAASPLGSYTIDLRGRKGQKARAAHVEVSVVRAYLWPTPMAGGQGKPRQEGIRVSIVRVAEKPSDDVKEPLEWMLLTDADIETFEEAHEVALQYQARWLVEEFHKGLKTGLGAERLQLEAGQRLKAMISMMSVVATRLLALREDSRERPNDPAQSAGLSAVELQVLSKVLKRQLKTVQDVILALGRLGGHMNRKSDGLPGWQALWEGMNMLQVYVEGYKLART